The genomic segment TGCAAATTCATTAATTTGTAAattatcttttaaattattGATCAATATAATAAATTAGCCCTGCCATTGAAGAGGGGATATTGGCTTTGCTTCGGATGGttcctaaatatatatatatatatatatatatatatatatatatatatgatgtgtgtTTATATCTTATCATCAGAAATAGAAATGAGAAGCCCACAAACACAAAGTCGAATCCAGCAAAAGAAATAGAGACAAActaggaaattatatgattctTTTTTGGTGGAGGTAAGATGAACTTAGTGATTTTGGATGGTTTGTCAGTTATACCATATTAAAGAGACGAAGcttttatatatttgtatatattgtatCATGTTTTCCAAGAGCATATAAAACATCCAATTTTCTCACACATTTAAGGCTTTGCGTGTATTTGTTGTTGTTAGGTGGTACTGTCATTTGACAactttttcccttcctttcctttccctttccctttcccaCATAAGGGAAAATGAGAATATACAAGAATTTTTTGTCCATCTATAGATTTCTTCACTATGGTTATGGTATGCTCTTGATCAAGACATATTCtcgaacaaaaaagaaaatcgaGGCATATTCCTAAATAATTTGTCTAGAGTTAAGAATGTGAGCTACCGACTTGAGGAATCGAGTGAAAAAGTTGTAAAGTAACGTTAAACTTAATTTTAGAAGAACTAAATAAGAAAATTCGAGTCTGCAACTTGATAAgttaaagtgaaaatattatATACACGTTGTATTAACTTAAGATGGTGACAAAACTAACTTTACATTTAAATCTCCTTTCGCCTGGGTAATTATCAATGAGAGAGCATTACTAACTATATATGATATGCCTATGTTGGGGAGAATAGGTTGTTGTGCCCCAGAAGTGAGATTCCATGTATAGGATCGTATATGTAACTAGGGTTTGAAGAGTTTGAACTCAAAGGGAGATACAAAAGGATTATATCTTTCCTATCCTATcacaactatttttatatttgataaTAACTCAAATTTAAAAGTCTTAAGTATTATCTGCTGTAAAGATCCTAATACCTCATGagatagtttttgaaattatttacaATGAGGTcacaattaaaataattaattcaaaaattatGTTAATCCTCTTATAATTTAGTCAGATGAATGGAATAATAAAAGTTctattgttatgttgttgtgagACAAAACTCCACATCAATTTCAAGTTTGTTTTCCTAGGGGCTAGCGGGGAGGTGCTTAATAAGGTCTGACTATTTATCATGAGTTAAAATTTTGCAGTGCAACTTGTATCTCCCTGTGATTTTATCGTTAAATTATATTACAGAAAACCTTATCTTACTTTTCCCTATATAAGGGGCATTAGGCATGCCATGAGGATATTGGCATTTCTAAAATTAGAAGTAATTATTTGATTCTTTTGATCCCAAGCTAAGTGGTCTCTAAGCTAGGGAAACGTTGAAAGAAAATTTGGATTCAATTACCATTTGTCGGGCACCACGAATGTTAAGCAGAATGAATTTGCTTAATGGTTAACGGATTATGAACAACCAACACACTCATTCTTATAAATGTAGTTCTCAAATAAGAgtgacaattttttatttttttatttttatttttctcgaTTAATATTCAGATGAATAAAATCATTTGATAGATGACGTCACTGTatcttttgaaagaaaaggatgtgAAACTGTTTGAGTAGGAGCACTATTTAGATCAAGTTATTAAAATAGCTGCTTTAAACATCATCAATAATTGGtgacttattgatgttgttaccctcttttttttttcttttttttttttttttttctgatgaTGTTAATTCTCATTAGGGCGGTTATCTTTGTTCTATAGATGAAAAATTATGTGATGTTTGAAAGTCACAAAATTAtactaaaatttatatatatttttttttttatttcgatATAGGGATCAGTCCCCACAACCAACAAACCCTTTTTGGTTGAACGCGGAAACTCACAAAAATACGTGTGGAAAATGTTATTCACATCTTTCTTCCATAGTACACCCctagtaataaaaataatttttttttaaaaagttatactttttatgtatatataatatataccatATAATACTCTCTTAAAAGAAGTTTTAATAAATAGGTTGGCTTCAATATTAGCAATCATATTATCATTACCTTCAGATTTTTGATGCCATATATATTattcacaatcatatcattaCCTTTTGATATTAGACactacaaagaaaaaaaaagttggcaacaaaattatttttgttgccacagattgattattgttgcaaaaagatttttataaaaaaaaaattttttgttgcATAGACTTTTCCCAACGGTTGTTATTGTAAcaacgtgcaacaactttttttttgttgccaaaagtactttttgcaacaataatcaatactatgacaacaaaattaaattctttggcaacaaaaaagttctttaccaacaataaaattaagttgttgctaaatattaaattttttattgtaaTTTCTAGACTTTCTTGTAGTGAGAGTGATATTAGAAAATTCCTATTGTCTCAGTTGGAACCTACAACCACAAGAAAAGGATAATTTGGTGCTATATTTGGATAGGAAATGCCTTAACttaaaaaatcaattaaaaagCTAAGATGCATAGAAGCAACTTTTCAAGTTTATGTCGGCTGACTAATTAAAATGTAAAGTTTCACACGGACAACCCACACATAGTATTATGGTCAACAAAATGGATATTTCATCAGAGTCAAAGTCATTATCAACTCAATATCCTACTAATTGGCATCTTAACTCTCAAGTAGTACAACTACAAAAAGCTATGTAGCATTCATTCATGAAATAGATcctatttattaaattttttattattactattactactGCTATTTTGTACTAATTCTGCTAGCTAGTTCTGGCAAAACTCACAGAACTGAGAATTGAGAGCTTCAATTCTTCTTCCTTAATGTAGTGTCACATATTAGTACTACtacaaaaatgtaaaataaatataactCTTTCAGATGCCAAAACCATAAATTTCCCCTCCTCCATCATTGAAAAGCTCTCTGTCCTTTCCCCCAGGCCCcccttttttcctctcttttatttcttttcataaGCATATTCTTTCTCTTTCTAGGGTTTTCACCTGAAATAGTGCTCTAATTAATTTGGACAATATGTTAGGATCTTTTGGTTCATCATCATCtcaatctcatcatcatcaggATGATGAACCTACTGATGATGATCAACGGCGGAGATTCACCGTCACCACTACTACTATTACTACTACTGCCACTGTTTCACCGGCCATTCAAATCCGCCAGCTACTTATTAGCTGTGCAGAGTTGATTTCGCGGTCCGATTTCTCAGCCGCAAAAAAACTGCTTACCATTTTATCAACTAACTCTTCTCCTTTTGGTGATTCAACTGAACGGTTAGTCCATCAGTTTACTCGTGCACTTTCCCTTCGCCTTAACCGCTATCTATCGTCAACCAATCATTTCTTGACACCTGTAACAAACATTGTTGAAACTGCCCCAACTGATTTAtcttcatcgtcatcattagCTTTACTTCAATCGTCTTACCTTTCTTTAAACCAAGTAACCCCTTTTATCAGGTTTACTCAGCTAACAGCTAATCAAGCGATTTTAGAAGCTATTAACGATAATCAACAAGCAATCCACATCGTTGATTTCGATATTAATCATGGTGTTCAATGGCCTCCGTTAATGCAAGCACTTGCTGATCGTTACCCTGCACCTACTCTTCGGATCACAGGTACTGGGAATGACCTAGATACCCTTCGAAGAACTGGAGATCGTTTAGCCAAATTTGCTCACTCAT from the Lycium ferocissimum isolate CSIRO_LF1 chromosome 11, AGI_CSIRO_Lferr_CH_V1, whole genome shotgun sequence genome contains:
- the LOC132037399 gene encoding scarecrow-like protein 18, translating into MLGSFGSSSSQSHHHQDDEPTDDDQRRRFTVTTTTITTTATVSPAIQIRQLLISCAELISRSDFSAAKKLLTILSTNSSPFGDSTERLVHQFTRALSLRLNRYLSSTNHFLTPVTNIVETAPTDLSSSSSLALLQSSYLSLNQVTPFIRFTQLTANQAILEAINDNQQAIHIVDFDINHGVQWPPLMQALADRYPAPTLRITGTGNDLDTLRRTGDRLAKFAHSLGLRFQFHPLYITNNRDHDEDPSIISSILLLPDETLAVNCVFYLHRLLKDREKLRVFLHRVKSMNPKIVTVAEREANHNHPLFLPRFVEALDYYTAVFDSLEATLPPSSRERMTVEQVWFGREILDIVATEGEKRKERHERFRSWEVMLSSCGFSNVALSPFALSQAKLLLRLHYPSEGYQLRVLSNSFFLGWQNQPLFSISSWR